A region from the Panicum hallii strain FIL2 chromosome 1, PHallii_v3.1, whole genome shotgun sequence genome encodes:
- the LOC112879870 gene encoding signal peptide peptidase-like 4: protein MARSLPAVLLLLAALAGMAAAGDIVHQDDEAPKIPGCANDFVLVKVQTWVNKREKDEFVGVGARFGPKIESKEKHANRTKLLLAEPSDCCTPPTEKVSGDILLVERGLCKFTKKAKVAESAGASAIIIINDKHELYKMVCERNETDLDIGIPAVLLPKDAGSKLRNLLSSGEVLVQLYSPDRPLVDTAEVFLWLMAVGTILCASYWSAWSAREADIEQEKLLKDGHEIPPNFEAGGSSGMVDINMASAILFVVIASCFLIMLYRLMSHWFVELLVVIFCIGGVEGLQTCLVALLSMSRRFKPAAESFVKVPFFGAVSYLTLAVCPFCIVFAVLWGVYRRLPYAWIGQDILGITLIVTVIQIVRIPNLKVGSALLSCAFLYDIFWVFVSKMLFHESVMIVVARGDKTDEDGVPMLLKIPRMFDPWGGYSIIGFGDILLPGLLIAFALRYDWAAKKTLQSGYFLWSMVAYGSGLLITYVALNLMDGHGQPALLYIVPFTICTFLALGMKRGELRNLWTRGQPERVCTHTHPSLKDSADPVRSS from the exons ATGGCCCGCAGCTTGCCGgcggttctgctcctgctggcgGCCCTCGCCggcatggccgccgccggcgacatcGTCCACCAGGACGACGAGGCCCCGAAGATCCCCGGCTGCGCCAACGATTTCGTCCTG GTAAAAGTGCAGACCTGGGTCAACAAGAGAGAGAAAGATGAATTTGTTGGTGTGGGTGCTCGGTTTGGCCCCAAGATAGAGTCAAAGGAAAAGCATGCCAACCGAACAAAATTGTTGTTAGCAGAGCCTTCTGATTGCTGCACCCCTCCCACAGAGAAG GTTTCTGGAGATATTTTGTTAGTGGAGAGGGGACTCTGTAAGTTCACTAAAAAAGCTAAGGTTGCTGAATCTGCAGGTGCTTCTGCCATTATAATCATCAATGATAAGCATG AGTTATACAAGATGGTATGTGAGCGCAATGAAACAGATCTAGATATTGGTATACCTGCGGTTCTTCTGCCAAAAGATGCAGGCTCTAAATTACGAAATCTTCTCTCAAGTGGTGAAG TCTTAGTGCAGCTGTACTCTCCAGATCGTCCTCTGGTTGATACTGCAGAAGTGTTTCTATGGCTTATGGCAGTTGGTACCATTCTTTGTGCATCGTACTGGTCAGCATGGAGTGCCAGAGAAGCAGATATTGAACAAGAGAAGCTTCTGAAG GATGGCCATGAAATTCCACCAAACTTTGAGGCTGGAGGTTCTAGTGGTATGGTAGATATCAACATGGCATCAGCAATACTGTTTGTTGTGATCGCATCATGCTTCTTGATAATGCTCTACAGGCTGATGTCTCATTGGTTTGTGGAGCTTCTGGTGGTTATCTTTTGCATAGGTGGTGTAGAG GGTCTGCAAACATGTTTGGTGGCCTTACTGTCCATGTCAAG GAGGTTTAAACCTGCTGCAGAATCGTTTGTGAAAGTGCCATTTTTTGGAGCTGTATCATACCTTACATTGGCAGTTTGTCCGTTTTGCATTGTATTTGCTGTTCTGTGGGGTGTTTATCGCCGTTTGCCCTATGCTTGGATTGGGCAAGATATCCTT GGCATTACTTTGATTGTTACAGTCATCCAAATCGTTAGAATACCTAACCTCAAG GTAGGTTCTGCCCTCCTGAGTTGTGCCTTCTTATATGACATCTTCTGGGTTTTTGTCTCCAAGATGTTGTTCCATGAAAGTGTGATGATTGTG GTTGCACGTGGTGATAAAACTGACGAAGATGGTGTACCCATGCTGTTAAAGATTCCACGGATGTTTGATCCATGGGGTGGATACAGCATCATAGGCTTTGGCGATATCCTTCTTCCTGGGCTGTTGATTGCTTTTGCGTTAAG GTATGATTGGGCTGCCAAGAAGACGTTGCAATCCGGCTACTTTTTGTGGTCAATGGTGGCATATGGTTCTG GTCTCCTAATTACGTATGTTGCCTTGAACCTTATGGATGGCCATGGCCAGCCGGCTCTTCTTTATATTGTGCCTTTCACGATCT GTACCTTCTTAGCGCTCGGCATGAAAAGAGGTGAACTCAGAAACCTGTGGACAAGAGGACAGCCAGAGAGGGTGTGTACGCATACACATCCATCCCTAAAGGACTCGGCTGACCCAGTAAGATCGTCGTAA